In Fimbriiglobus ruber, a genomic segment contains:
- a CDS encoding DUF4272 domain-containing protein, with protein MSHDPVNIFAARADAPGVRRFLTERFPAAEVRASGDDWTTITVRFDGGRSLSFLHDRGYYTGPGWDRQKAGMMGYFDRFTLGDRRPRLAKTVGALVFALATEFDPMPTTNQDDRLALVFEVAKFLDGVVFTPAALRDGNGRVIVSAAGTADPDVTWPASAAEDDAPTPPTATRVARRVVALTTVTARAVIERDARNGADAPDQSARKHQSLLAWLSDFPALVDEFEPAERGIVETPPGQLAPQKAVDAMWRIEGLTVLAWALGRFDLPRYDELVNIDAIWSAARFLRPPAEALPAVSRLRSLNELEAYRRQAFAYHWRLRDYGLRPRAMDLRTFARTSWFGPLDISMLELQDNDLALRGARIDRAPADVLGSCTSLARERHQAINWLCQGPETYSRADVST; from the coding sequence ATGTCGCACGACCCCGTTAACATCTTCGCCGCGCGGGCGGACGCCCCGGGCGTTCGTCGGTTCCTCACCGAGCGATTCCCGGCGGCCGAGGTCCGCGCGAGCGGCGACGACTGGACGACGATCACTGTCCGTTTCGACGGCGGCCGCTCGCTGTCCTTCCTGCACGACCGCGGCTACTACACCGGGCCGGGTTGGGACCGCCAGAAGGCCGGGATGATGGGCTACTTCGACCGCTTCACGCTCGGCGACCGGCGGCCCCGACTGGCGAAGACCGTCGGCGCGCTCGTGTTCGCCCTGGCCACCGAGTTCGACCCGATGCCCACCACAAACCAGGACGACCGCCTGGCTCTGGTATTCGAGGTCGCCAAATTCTTGGACGGCGTCGTGTTCACACCGGCGGCCCTACGGGACGGGAACGGCCGCGTCATCGTCAGCGCCGCGGGGACCGCGGACCCGGACGTGACCTGGCCGGCCTCGGCCGCCGAGGATGACGCACCGACTCCCCCCACCGCGACCCGGGTCGCCCGGCGGGTCGTCGCGCTGACGACCGTGACCGCCCGGGCGGTCATCGAACGGGACGCCCGCAACGGCGCCGACGCCCCCGACCAGTCGGCCCGCAAACACCAATCACTGCTGGCCTGGCTGTCCGATTTCCCGGCGTTGGTGGACGAGTTCGAGCCCGCGGAGCGGGGCATCGTCGAGACGCCGCCCGGGCAACTCGCCCCACAAAAAGCCGTGGACGCGATGTGGCGGATCGAGGGGCTGACCGTTCTCGCCTGGGCGCTCGGCCGGTTCGACCTGCCGCGTTACGACGAGTTGGTGAACATCGACGCGATCTGGTCGGCAGCCCGGTTCCTGCGGCCGCCCGCCGAGGCGCTGCCCGCGGTCAGCCGCCTGCGGTCGTTGAACGAACTGGAGGCTTACCGGCGGCAGGCGTTCGCCTACCACTGGCGCCTCCGCGACTACGGTCTGCGGCCCCGGGCGATGGACCTCCGCACGTTCGCGCGGACGAGCTGGTTCGGCCCGCTCGATATTTCCATGTTGGAGCTACAGGACAACGACCTCGCGCTCCGCGGCGCCCGGATCGACCGCGCTCCGGCCGACGTACTCGGGTCGTGTACCAGTCTTGCCCGCGAGCGGCACCAGGCCATCAACTGGCTTTGCCAGGGGCCGGAGACGTACTCGCGGGCGGACGTGTCGACGTGA
- a CDS encoding PHP domain-containing protein, with amino-acid sequence MNTLSRRFVSPLACLLFASAATAADPLPRKHSNIERLSLAHLAAVHVDVEKLKAQRVDIPTRPGVHDYRCILHAHAGDSAHTGGTLPEMLADAKKAGVHAILLTDHYRPPADFIDGRWRGLKDGVLFIPGAEVHGFLAYPTRSILQRMDLKGSDFVHTVTADDGLIFLSHTEERKDHPVVGLTGLEIYNRHWDAKRDPGSIVALGLMLTDPKPLADLEKAVRLYPDEVLASQCDYPDVYLTKWDEGTKQVRLTGVAANDCHHNQVFIVKMVDAETVLLGTNVDADDKMRKLTAGFRPGIKEMTRGRKPGDGLARLDFDPYYRSFRNSATHVLAPKLDEPAIRSALQAGHAYVAHDWMCDATGFRFGAADVKGETTAGMGDEVKLSAGLKLTARLPLPAYVRLLCHGQEVAKSEGKTEFEYAVTQPGAYRLEAWLKLDGEWRPWIFANPVYVR; translated from the coding sequence ATGAACACGCTCTCCCGTCGCTTTGTTTCTCCGTTGGCCTGTCTGCTCTTCGCGTCCGCCGCGACGGCCGCCGACCCGCTGCCGCGAAAACACTCGAACATCGAACGACTCTCGTTGGCACATCTGGCCGCCGTCCATGTCGATGTCGAGAAGTTGAAGGCCCAGCGGGTCGACATCCCGACCCGACCCGGGGTCCACGACTACCGCTGCATCCTCCACGCCCACGCCGGGGACTCGGCCCACACCGGCGGCACCCTGCCCGAGATGCTGGCCGACGCGAAGAAGGCCGGCGTCCACGCCATCCTGCTCACCGACCACTACCGCCCGCCCGCCGATTTCATCGACGGCCGCTGGCGCGGGCTGAAAGACGGCGTACTCTTCATCCCCGGCGCCGAGGTCCACGGGTTTCTCGCTTACCCCACCCGGTCCATCCTCCAGCGCATGGACCTGAAGGGCTCGGACTTCGTCCACACGGTCACCGCCGACGACGGCCTGATCTTTCTCTCCCACACCGAGGAACGGAAGGACCACCCGGTCGTCGGCCTGACGGGCCTGGAGATTTACAACCGGCACTGGGACGCGAAGCGGGACCCGGGCTCGATCGTGGCCCTCGGGCTGATGCTCACCGACCCCAAGCCGCTCGCCGACCTGGAGAAGGCGGTACGGCTCTACCCGGACGAGGTCCTCGCGTCCCAGTGCGACTACCCGGACGTCTACCTGACCAAGTGGGACGAGGGGACCAAACAGGTCCGGCTGACGGGCGTCGCGGCCAATGACTGCCACCACAATCAGGTTTTCATCGTGAAGATGGTGGACGCGGAAACCGTGCTGCTGGGGACGAACGTGGATGCGGACGACAAGATGCGGAAGCTCACGGCTGGCTTCCGCCCGGGCATCAAGGAGATGACCCGGGGCCGCAAGCCGGGTGACGGCCTCGCCCGGTTGGACTTCGACCCTTACTATCGCTCGTTCCGCAACTCCGCCACCCACGTCCTCGCCCCGAAGCTGGACGAGCCCGCCATCCGGTCCGCACTTCAGGCGGGTCACGCCTACGTGGCCCACGACTGGATGTGCGACGCCACCGGCTTCCGGTTCGGGGCCGCCGACGTGAAGGGAGAGACGACCGCCGGTATGGGCGACGAGGTGAAGCTGTCCGCCGGCCTGAAGTTAACCGCCCGGCTGCCGCTGCCCGCTTACGTCCGCCTGCTGTGTCACGGCCAAGAAGTCGCGAAGTCCGAGGGGAAGACCGAGTTCGAGTACGCGGTGACGCAGCCCGGCGCGTACCGTCTGGAGGCGTGGCTCAAGCTCGACGGCGAGTGGCGGCCGTGGATCTTCGCGAACCCGGTCTATGTGCGGTGA
- a CDS encoding helix-turn-helix domain-containing protein, protein MRPQYSFPEPVVQAIADARYRHPDPRVQERMEILWLKTRNVTHSRIAELANVSRSTVQRTLRIYAAKGLDGVRSFGWKGQPSALTPHHGTIEDAFRRHPPHTAHEAARRIEDLTGVRRKASRVRQFLKEDLGMKCLKVAPIPVPPKKTVDEHARTQADFLKDGTGTEVGGSPRR, encoded by the coding sequence ATGCGTCCCCAATATTCGTTTCCCGAACCCGTGGTCCAAGCGATCGCGGACGCGCGCTATCGGCACCCGGACCCGCGTGTCCAAGAGCGGATGGAGATTCTCTGGCTCAAGACCCGGAACGTGACGCACAGTCGGATCGCGGAGTTGGCCAACGTGTCGCGCTCCACGGTGCAGCGGACCCTGCGGATCTATGCGGCGAAGGGTCTGGATGGGGTCCGATCGTTCGGCTGGAAGGGCCAACCCAGTGCGCTGACACCGCATCACGGGACGATCGAAGACGCGTTTCGCCGGCACCCGCCGCACACGGCCCACGAGGCGGCGCGGCGGATCGAGGACCTGACGGGCGTCCGACGCAAGGCGTCGCGGGTGCGCCAGTTCTTGAAAGAGGATCTGGGGATGAAATGCCTGAAGGTGGCACCCATCCCGGTGCCGCCCAAGAAAACGGTCGACGAACACGCCCGCACGCAGGCGGATTTTTTAAAAGACGGAACTGGAACCGAAGTTGGCGGAAGCCCGCGACGGTAA
- a CDS encoding alpha-E domain-containing protein, which translates to MISRVAEHCFWMSRYLERAENTARILEVNYTLLLDFHVPTDQQWRPLLIISGIHDYAQPATADNVQNFMTWDAENPFSIVSSLAAARENARIIREVISGEMWERMNYYHLWMHSPAARELFETNRIEFYAQIRRINQLVHGICDATMAHGEPWEFFRFGKYLERTCQTARILDVKYHMLLLKAEDVGTPVDHAHWIAILMSCSGYEPFHKKPRIGAIDTGIAVAEFLIFDEQFPRSIRRCLSECLTAAAAISGDPVGKPLTDVDKKLYELATWVHGQTIQDVIKLGLHEALTIVVDGIHDVGKAIFQTYFDVSVVPAVTQKDKKPVRQTQTQTAGAQTQSQG; encoded by the coding sequence ATGATCTCCCGCGTTGCCGAACACTGCTTTTGGATGAGCCGGTATCTGGAACGGGCCGAGAACACCGCCCGTATTCTGGAAGTGAACTACACCCTACTCCTGGACTTTCACGTCCCGACGGACCAACAGTGGCGGCCGTTGCTGATCATCAGCGGGATTCACGACTACGCGCAGCCGGCGACGGCCGATAACGTCCAGAACTTCATGACGTGGGACGCGGAGAACCCGTTCAGTATCGTCTCGTCCCTGGCTGCCGCGCGGGAAAACGCGCGGATCATCCGGGAGGTGATCAGTGGCGAGATGTGGGAGCGGATGAACTACTACCACCTGTGGATGCATTCGCCCGCGGCCCGCGAGCTGTTCGAAACCAACCGCATCGAGTTTTACGCCCAGATTCGCCGGATCAACCAGCTCGTCCACGGGATTTGCGACGCCACGATGGCCCACGGGGAGCCGTGGGAGTTCTTCCGCTTCGGCAAGTACCTGGAACGGACCTGCCAGACCGCGCGGATTCTCGACGTCAAATACCACATGCTGCTGTTAAAGGCGGAGGACGTCGGCACGCCGGTCGATCACGCCCACTGGATCGCCATCTTGATGAGCTGTTCGGGGTACGAACCGTTTCACAAGAAGCCCCGCATCGGGGCGATCGACACCGGGATCGCGGTCGCCGAGTTCCTGATTTTCGACGAGCAGTTCCCGCGGTCGATTCGCCGCTGTCTGAGCGAATGTCTGACGGCCGCCGCCGCCATTTCGGGCGACCCGGTCGGCAAACCGCTGACGGACGTGGACAAGAAACTTTACGAGCTGGCGACGTGGGTCCACGGGCAGACGATCCAGGACGTGATCAAACTCGGGCTGCACGAGGCTCTCACGATCGTCGTGGACGGCATTCACGACGTCGGCAAGGCGATTTTCCAGACTTACTTCGACGTGAGTGTCGTGCCGGCCGTGACCCAAAAAGATAAAAAACCCGTTCGGCAGACTCAGACCCAGACCGCAGGCGCGCAGACGCAATCGCAAGGATGA
- a CDS encoding RtcB family protein, which produces MTTDARLTRLDDTRLRVNNPYGVEATMFASADVPVESAAVTELVDLLALQDTVRQVAAAEPDSFDLDPDIVRVAVTPDFHKAKGIPVGTVMATRGFVVPQAIGSDINCGMRLHTTTLTADAVAANVDALDTAFRHLFFEGGRDIPMTRNQRYALLTGGLDGLLNATPADLTTGLWGLVRELDVGRSLDRVERRGSLPASKVFGLSDFMGPADRPSRDGQIGSIGGGNHFVEIQKVEKVLDRTVAHAWGLKPGVVTVMVHTGSVGIGHLCGGHYRDVVRKIYPGALKHPANGVFVLPDGDRHRAHANLFWDALHNAANFAFANRMFLAVMALAGFRRVLGDDVGFDLVYDAPHNFIWKDEVDGEAVAVHRKGATPARGFEAMAGTPFAYTGEPVLVPGSMGASSFVMVGQGNAESMASASHGAGRILSRGDAMRGHDAEFEQFLRDFRVVTPVDLRRPDVRRRPDILAKKLEELKQEAPFAYKGVGPVVATLAAAGIARPVAELTPLMTVKG; this is translated from the coding sequence ATGACGACCGACGCGCGACTCACCCGGCTCGACGACACCCGCTTGCGGGTGAACAACCCGTACGGGGTCGAGGCCACCATGTTCGCGTCGGCGGACGTGCCGGTCGAGTCGGCGGCGGTCACGGAACTCGTCGACCTGCTCGCCCTCCAGGACACCGTTCGACAAGTCGCCGCCGCCGAGCCGGACAGCTTCGACCTGGATCCGGATATCGTCCGGGTCGCAGTCACGCCGGATTTCCACAAGGCAAAGGGCATCCCCGTCGGGACGGTGATGGCCACCCGCGGGTTCGTCGTCCCCCAGGCGATCGGGAGCGACATCAACTGCGGCATGCGGCTGCACACCACCACGCTCACCGCCGACGCCGTCGCCGCCAACGTGGACGCCCTCGACACCGCCTTCCGGCACCTCTTCTTCGAGGGCGGTCGCGACATCCCGATGACCCGCAACCAGCGGTACGCCCTCCTGACCGGCGGCCTCGACGGGCTCCTGAACGCCACGCCCGCCGACCTCACCACCGGCCTCTGGGGACTCGTCCGCGAACTGGACGTCGGCCGCAGCCTCGATCGCGTCGAGCGCCGCGGCAGCCTGCCCGCGAGCAAAGTGTTCGGGCTGTCGGATTTCATGGGCCCGGCCGACCGACCGAGCCGGGACGGCCAGATCGGCAGCATCGGCGGCGGCAATCACTTCGTCGAGATTCAGAAGGTCGAGAAGGTCTTGGATCGCACCGTGGCCCATGCGTGGGGGCTGAAGCCCGGGGTCGTCACGGTCATGGTTCACACCGGGTCGGTCGGCATTGGCCACCTGTGCGGCGGGCACTACCGGGACGTGGTCCGGAAGATTTACCCCGGCGCGCTCAAGCACCCGGCGAACGGCGTCTTCGTCCTGCCGGACGGCGACCGCCACCGGGCCCACGCCAACCTGTTCTGGGACGCCCTGCACAACGCGGCCAACTTCGCGTTCGCCAACCGCATGTTCCTGGCGGTTATGGCGCTGGCCGGGTTCCGCCGGGTGCTGGGCGACGACGTCGGGTTCGACCTAGTGTACGACGCCCCGCACAACTTCATCTGGAAGGACGAAGTCGACGGCGAGGCGGTGGCGGTCCACCGCAAGGGGGCGACGCCGGCCCGCGGGTTCGAGGCGATGGCCGGGACGCCGTTCGCGTACACCGGCGAGCCGGTGCTGGTGCCGGGGTCGATGGGGGCGAGCAGTTTCGTGATGGTCGGCCAGGGGAACGCGGAGTCGATGGCGAGCGCCAGCCACGGGGCCGGCCGCATCCTCTCCCGCGGGGATGCCATGCGCGGGCACGACGCCGAGTTCGAGCAATTCCTCCGCGACTTCCGGGTCGTCACGCCGGTCGACCTGCGGCGGCCCGACGTCCGCCGGCGGCCGGACATCCTGGCCAAGAAGCTGGAAGAGCTGAAGCAAGAAGCGCCGTTCGCGTACAAGGGCGTCGGCCCGGTCGTGGCCACCCTGGCGGCGGCTGGGATCGCCCGGCCGGTCGCGGAACTGACGCCGCTGATGACCGTGAAGGGATAG
- a CDS encoding PRC-barrel domain-containing protein, with protein sequence MLKTILRVGSTFVACAALAVPVLAQAPVPQPAPGTPVQPNAEPQAYRAKQVLGSKVNLQNSTSVGTVEDIVFDQNGTIEYLIVENEGKMVTAPWTAATFNPQLRTAVINITPQQYQAIPTFTTTTYPNFYAPTYRTQVYGYYGLTPGQLRRAERRGVIQP encoded by the coding sequence GTGTTAAAAACCATCCTTCGCGTCGGCTCCACTTTCGTCGCTTGCGCCGCCCTGGCAGTCCCGGTCCTGGCTCAGGCCCCCGTGCCCCAACCGGCCCCGGGCACGCCGGTCCAGCCGAACGCCGAACCGCAAGCCTACCGGGCCAAACAAGTCCTCGGTAGCAAGGTCAACCTCCAGAACAGCACGAGCGTCGGCACCGTCGAAGACATCGTGTTCGACCAGAACGGGACCATCGAATACCTGATCGTCGAAAACGAAGGGAAGATGGTTACAGCGCCCTGGACCGCCGCGACGTTCAACCCGCAACTGCGGACCGCGGTGATCAACATTACCCCGCAGCAATACCAGGCGATCCCGACTTTCACGACCACCACCTACCCGAACTTCTACGCGCCGACGTACCGCACGCAAGTTTACGGGTACTATGGCCTGACCCCCGGCCAACTCCGGCGGGCCGAACGCCGCGGCGTGATCCAGCCCTAA
- a CDS encoding circularly permuted type 2 ATP-grasp protein: MPAVSTPIIRTDKVRPSVSRKLFDEYDPHATAWDELFGRDGKPLSHCAVLVERLGNLLVPEFLTKRTSADMAFVNQGITFSVYSDRRGVEKIFPFDLIPRTIPAQEWVAIEKGLVQRITALNMFLHDVYHEQRVLKEGVVPADLALGSKGFRPEMIGFTPPGKQYIHICGTDLVRDAAGQFLVLEDNGRTPSGVSYVLENRAVMKKTFPQLFQDCRVRRVEDYPHRLREALSSVAPEGAGNPPCVVLLSPGPYNSAYFEHSFLARHMGVELVLGQDLFVHDDVVYLKTTQGPQKVDVIYRRLDDDFLDPETFRPDSLLGVPGLFRAYKAGNVTLANAVGTGVADDKAVYPYVEDMIRFYLSEEPILKNVPTYICAREDDKKYVLDHLNELVVKAVNESGGYGMLMGPSSTAAQRAEFKEKILNDPRNYIAQPVVTLSTCPTWIDDGPAPRHVDLRPYIISGKTSWVLPGGLTRTALVKGSLVVNSSQGGGSKDTWVMENGK, encoded by the coding sequence ATGCCGGCTGTTTCTACCCCCATCATTCGGACTGACAAAGTGCGCCCGTCCGTGTCGCGGAAATTGTTCGACGAATACGACCCGCACGCGACCGCGTGGGACGAACTATTTGGTCGAGACGGTAAACCGCTTTCCCATTGTGCCGTCCTGGTCGAGCGCCTCGGCAACCTGCTCGTACCCGAATTCTTGACGAAGCGGACCAGCGCGGACATGGCGTTCGTCAACCAGGGGATTACCTTCTCGGTTTACTCGGACCGCCGCGGGGTCGAAAAGATCTTCCCGTTCGACCTGATCCCGCGGACGATCCCGGCGCAGGAATGGGTCGCGATCGAAAAGGGGCTGGTCCAGCGGATCACCGCCCTCAACATGTTCTTGCACGATGTTTACCACGAACAGCGGGTGTTGAAAGAGGGGGTCGTTCCGGCCGACCTGGCGCTCGGGTCGAAGGGCTTCCGCCCGGAAATGATCGGGTTCACGCCCCCGGGCAAGCAGTACATCCACATCTGCGGGACCGACCTGGTCCGCGACGCCGCCGGCCAGTTCCTCGTCCTCGAAGACAACGGGCGGACGCCGTCGGGTGTCAGCTACGTCCTCGAAAACCGCGCGGTCATGAAGAAGACCTTCCCGCAGCTCTTCCAGGATTGCCGGGTCCGCCGCGTGGAGGATTACCCGCACCGTCTGCGCGAGGCGCTGTCGTCGGTTGCCCCCGAGGGCGCGGGCAACCCGCCGTGCGTCGTGCTACTGTCGCCCGGGCCGTACAACTCGGCCTACTTCGAGCACAGCTTCCTGGCCCGGCACATGGGGGTTGAGCTGGTTCTCGGCCAGGACCTGTTCGTCCACGACGACGTGGTCTACCTGAAGACGACTCAGGGGCCGCAGAAGGTGGACGTGATCTACCGGCGGCTCGACGACGACTTCCTCGACCCGGAAACCTTCCGCCCGGACAGCCTGCTCGGGGTCCCCGGCCTGTTCCGCGCGTACAAGGCCGGGAATGTCACCCTGGCGAACGCCGTCGGCACCGGCGTCGCCGACGACAAGGCGGTTTACCCCTACGTCGAGGACATGATCCGGTTCTACCTCAGTGAAGAGCCGATCCTCAAGAACGTGCCGACGTACATCTGCGCCCGCGAGGACGACAAGAAATACGTCCTCGACCACCTGAACGAGTTGGTCGTCAAGGCCGTGAACGAGTCGGGCGGCTACGGGATGTTGATGGGGCCGTCGTCCACGGCGGCCCAGCGGGCCGAGTTCAAAGAGAAGATCCTGAACGACCCCCGCAATTACATCGCCCAGCCGGTCGTCACGCTTTCGACCTGCCCGACCTGGATCGACGACGGCCCGGCCCCGCGGCACGTCGACTTGCGACCGTACATCATCAGCGGCAAGACCTCGTGGGTGCTGCCCGGCGGCCTGACGCGGACGGCCCTGGTGAAAGGATCGCTGGTCGTGAATTCGAGCCAGGGCGGCGGTAGCAAAGATACCTGGGTGATGGAAAACGGGAAGTAG
- the nadA gene encoding quinolinate synthase NadA, whose translation MPAVVEDISAEIRDLKKKVGATILAHYYQEGEIQELADITGDSLKLAREATKVESPVIVFCGVLFMAETAKMLNPKKKVLLPDPKAGCSLVDSCPPDKLARYQEMLRENGRKFQTVTYINSSAKVKALSDWVVTSGNAEDVVRNMVPAEYEILFVPDQHLGRYLQEVTGRPMILWNGSCMVHEIFSVQDLLKMKKQHPGAKTLAHPECPANVLGHADYVGGTEAMIKYVEGYAEPTTFIVATEPNMLWQLERRTPRHTFLPVPGITCACNKCPHMALNTLEKIRDCLLNGSPEITWQPEFDKAKDVLARSLLNPPATAKVQPAGD comes from the coding sequence ATGCCGGCCGTCGTCGAAGACATTTCCGCCGAGATCCGCGACCTCAAGAAGAAGGTCGGCGCGACCATCCTCGCGCACTACTACCAGGAAGGCGAGATCCAGGAACTCGCCGACATTACCGGGGACAGCCTTAAACTCGCCCGCGAGGCGACCAAGGTGGAGTCGCCGGTCATCGTGTTCTGCGGCGTCTTGTTCATGGCCGAGACGGCCAAGATGCTGAACCCGAAGAAGAAGGTGCTACTCCCGGACCCCAAGGCCGGGTGCAGCCTCGTGGACAGCTGCCCGCCGGATAAGCTCGCCCGTTACCAGGAGATGCTCCGCGAGAACGGGCGGAAGTTCCAGACCGTCACGTACATCAACAGCTCGGCCAAGGTCAAGGCTTTGTCGGACTGGGTCGTCACGTCCGGGAACGCGGAAGACGTGGTGCGGAACATGGTGCCGGCCGAGTACGAGATCCTGTTCGTGCCCGACCAGCACCTCGGCCGGTACCTCCAGGAAGTGACCGGCCGGCCGATGATCCTCTGGAACGGCTCGTGCATGGTCCACGAGATTTTCAGCGTGCAAGACCTGCTGAAGATGAAGAAGCAGCACCCCGGCGCGAAGACCCTCGCCCACCCTGAGTGCCCCGCGAACGTCCTTGGGCACGCGGACTACGTCGGCGGGACCGAGGCGATGATCAAGTACGTCGAGGGTTACGCGGAGCCGACGACGTTCATCGTTGCGACCGAGCCGAACATGCTGTGGCAACTGGAACGGCGGACCCCGCGGCACACGTTCCTGCCGGTCCCGGGGATCACCTGCGCGTGCAACAAGTGCCCGCACATGGCCCTGAACACGCTGGAAAAGATCCGCGACTGCCTGCTCAACGGCAGCCCCGAGATCACCTGGCAGCCGGAGTTCGACAAGGCGAAGGACGTCCTCGCCCGCAGCCTGCTGAACCCGCCCGCCACGGCCAAGGTGCAGCCCGCCGGGGATTGA
- a CDS encoding IS630 family transposase: MAEARDGKRTVYFVDASHFVLASFLGWVWCFVRLHVRAASGRQRYNVLGALNAVTHELVTEINTTYITATSVCALLRKIAALGGSLPITLVLDNARYQRCALVEHTAKALGIELLFLPSYSPNLNLIERLWKFVKKEALNSRHHQDFKKFQEAIDHCLADLPTKHREKLATLMTHKFQTWDNVSLLDA; encoded by the coding sequence TTGGCGGAAGCCCGCGACGGTAAGCGGACGGTGTACTTCGTGGACGCGTCGCACTTCGTCTTGGCGTCGTTCCTGGGGTGGGTGTGGTGCTTCGTCCGGTTACATGTCCGGGCCGCGTCGGGACGGCAGAGGTACAACGTGCTGGGTGCGCTGAACGCGGTCACGCACGAGCTGGTGACAGAAATCAACACGACGTACATCACGGCCACCTCGGTGTGTGCGTTGCTCCGCAAGATCGCGGCCCTCGGTGGGTCATTGCCGATCACGCTGGTACTCGACAACGCCCGCTACCAGCGGTGCGCGCTGGTGGAGCACACGGCCAAGGCACTCGGGATCGAGTTGTTGTTCCTGCCGTCGTATTCGCCGAACCTGAACTTGATCGAGCGACTCTGGAAGTTCGTGAAGAAGGAGGCGTTGAACAGCCGCCACCATCAGGACTTCAAGAAGTTCCAGGAGGCCATCGACCATTGCTTGGCGGATCTGCCGACGAAACACCGAGAGAAACTGGCGACCCTGATGACCCACAAATTCCAGACGTGGGACAATGTGTCACTCCTGGACGCGTAA